In Desulfoplanes formicivorans, the sequence TGCAACTGAAAGGCCTGCCTTCCATGTGCCATCCATCGCTTTCTTGAGATTAGATGCAATCCAGGCTTTTGCCCTTGCTCCAAATGGCTCTAGATCCCCTTCCGGCTCTTCACTCTCAAGTATCGTTGCGAGAGACTTCGCATCCTCTTCTGCAATTCCAGATTCTACGAGATGCCTTACAAATGATAATGCGTCACGCGCATTGACGCTGACTGACACGCTTGAACCATGACCTCCTGCCACAGCTGTAGTTACGTTTCCATAAATTATCTGCTGTGATATCTGTTGTACTTTCTCCGAATTGGTATCGGTGTCTTTAGATACCCCAAAAGAGACTTCCGTAGCTGCGGGAATCGATTTTTCAAACTCCAAAGTTAATTCTAGTATACGCCCTCGAACAGCTTGTTGAATTTCAGTTAACGAAGTTCTAGATATTGTTCCGCTTACAGAGTTACAAGCGTAATTCACATAGAATTTGCCTTGAAGTAGTAAGATTAAATTAGAAGCATCTATGCCCAGAGAGCCGCTTTCGGCACTACCTTTTACCAGATCATCGACTCCGGCAATGCTTTCTCTTATTTTAATTCTAACCCAACTATCCCCTGCAAGTTGCTTGATAAGATGCGTAGGAATAGGTGCGTTTTGAATTCTTGATCCAAAAGGCCCTGAAAACGTTCCTTTATAACTAACTCCAACCATGCGATAGGGTGGCACTTCTACGTCCTTGGGATAGCCTTCGGACTCATGTTTTACCCACTCTTCAAGCACATCGCTTCCAAGCCTAGAAGCGAGAAACCTAAGCTTAAGAAGGATTGAACCAAGATCGGCTCCTTCTTGAACAACTGATTCCTGAATTTCATGCAGTAAAGGCACTTTCTTTACCTCTGAAGATTTCCGAACTTCTAGACGCATAACGGCCCGCTCTGCGGCAAATTTGGAGCGCAACGGAAAATTTGTCCGGCAGCATTACGGCGTTCCGTTTAAATTCAGCATCATAGCT encodes:
- a CDS encoding AbiTii domain-containing protein, encoding MRLEVRKSSEVKKVPLLHEIQESVVQEGADLGSILLKLRFLASRLGSDVLEEWVKHESEGYPKDVEVPPYRMVGVSYKGTFSGPFGSRIQNAPIPTHLIKQLAGDSWVRIKIRESIAGVDDLVKGSAESGSLGIDASNLILLLQGKFYVNYACNSVSGTISRTSLTEIQQAVRGRILELTLEFEKSIPAATEVSFGVSKDTDTNSEKVQQISQQIIYGNVTTAVAGGHGSSVSVSVNARDALSFVRHLVESGIAEEDAKSLATILESEEPEGDLEPFGARAKAWIASNLKKAMDGTWKAGLSVATAVITEAAKKYYGL